The following coding sequences lie in one Corynebacterium anserum genomic window:
- the cobA gene encoding uroporphyrinogen-III C-methyltransferase, protein MTLRLSNLTVFVLNSPSSAVVAQRLESQGAVTVVGEASSFLNDANPARFALAVIPGDVASAMVEQVIDHASEWGIPVDDQRGQDVDQQFRGGQGIVTLVGGGPGHPDLITIAGARALAEADVILTDHLGPYSLAEEAARNGAEIIDVSKLPYGKQVAQERTNAMLVEKATMGKNVVRLKGGDSFIFGRGYEEWAELAAAGIPVRVIPGVTSATSAPAVAGFSLTHRGLNHDVTLVSGHVPPGNPKSTTNWEALAQMTGSLILIMAVKNAAAIAEVLMETKGGRAPSTPVAIVESASMSEQRVTTCDLGELAEVVEREGVKPPAIFVIGEAAGKRMELA, encoded by the coding sequence ATGACACTTCGCCTCTCTAACCTGACGGTTTTCGTTCTTAATTCTCCGTCTTCCGCTGTCGTGGCGCAGCGTTTGGAATCACAGGGAGCGGTTACCGTGGTTGGGGAGGCGTCGTCTTTTCTTAACGACGCCAACCCCGCCCGCTTTGCTCTCGCCGTTATACCGGGTGATGTGGCGTCGGCGATGGTTGAGCAGGTTATCGATCACGCCAGTGAATGGGGAATTCCGGTGGACGATCAACGCGGTCAGGACGTGGACCAGCAATTCCGCGGGGGTCAGGGGATCGTGACCTTGGTCGGTGGGGGTCCCGGGCATCCGGATCTCATCACGATCGCTGGGGCGCGGGCACTTGCTGAAGCAGATGTGATTCTTACCGACCATCTGGGACCGTATTCACTGGCGGAGGAAGCTGCACGCAATGGAGCGGAGATCATCGACGTGTCCAAACTTCCCTACGGCAAACAGGTGGCACAGGAGCGCACCAACGCGATGCTGGTAGAGAAGGCCACAATGGGAAAGAATGTGGTGCGCCTGAAAGGTGGGGATAGCTTTATTTTCGGTCGAGGTTACGAGGAATGGGCTGAATTAGCTGCAGCGGGGATTCCGGTGCGGGTGATCCCTGGAGTGACGTCGGCGACATCCGCTCCGGCCGTGGCTGGTTTTAGCCTGACACATCGTGGACTCAACCATGATGTGACGCTCGTATCGGGACACGTGCCCCCTGGAAACCCGAAGTCGACAACGAACTGGGAAGCATTGGCTCAGATGACGGGGAGCCTCATCTTGATCATGGCAGTGAAGAACGCAGCGGCTATCGCCGAGGTCCTGATGGAGACAAAGGGTGGCCGTGCGCCCAGCACCCCCGTGGCGATTGTTGAGTCTGCCTCCATGTCTGAGCAACGGGTAACTACGTGCGACTTAGGTGAATTGGCCGAGGTCGTAGAACGAGAAGGCGTGAAACCACCGGCGATTTTCGTCATTGGTGAGGCCGCGGGAAAGCGAATGGAACTAGCGTAG